Proteins encoded by one window of Cucurbita pepo subsp. pepo cultivar mu-cu-16 chromosome LG14, ASM280686v2, whole genome shotgun sequence:
- the LOC111809985 gene encoding pentatricopeptide repeat-containing protein At1g55630-like isoform X2 has protein sequence MNSLSLVSSRIVCRLFSTSFIVRRTICNRSFGGDDRFEFVVEPNKKRLEGSEFGYFTDENSDSCEIGSRRGDDLSMRRGFLEGAKIGAEKVIEILKQDGPGFDTLLALDELQLQVSGVLVREVLKGILRSINVLNKTQCAKLGYKFFVWSSKVENYRHTASSYHMVMKIFAECEEFKAMWRLLDEMTEKGYPVTARTFMILICTCGDAGLARKVVERFIKSKTFNFRPFKHSYNAILHGLLVIKQYKLIEWVYQQMLLDGHSSDILTYNVVLYARCKLGKLDQFHRLLDEMARNGFSPDYHTYNILLFVLGKGDKPLAALNLLNHMREVGFDPSILHFTTLIDGLSRAGNLDACKYFFDELGNKGCIPDVACYTVMITTYTVAGEHEKAKELFDEMVMKGQLPNVLTYNSMIRGFCMAGKFDEAYSMLAEMETRGCRPNFVVYSTLVSYLRNAGKLSEAHKVITRMVEKGQYAHLVTKFRGYRRC, from the exons ATGAACTCCTTATCGCTTGTGAGTTCGCGGATAGTCTGCAGATTGTTTTCGACTTCTTTTATTGTGCGTCGAACAATCTGTAATCGGAGCTTTGGTGGTGATGATCGATTTGAGTTTGTTGTGGAACCCAATAAGAAGAGGTTGGAGGGATCGGAGTTTGGTTACTTTACTGATGAAAATTCGGATTCCTGTGAGATTGGGAGTCGTAGAGGGGATGATCTGTCAATGAGAAGGGGTTTTCTAGAGGGTGCGAAAATTGGTGCTGAAAAAGTTATTGAGATTCTCAAACAGGACGGTCCTGGATTTGACACATTATTGGCTTTGGATGAACTGCAACTACAGGTCTCAGGGGTTCTTGTTAGGGAAGTTCTGAAGGGGATTTTGAGAAGTATAAATGTTCTAAACAAAACTCAATGTGCAAAATTGGGGTACAAGTTCTTCGTGTGGTCCAGTAAGGTCGAGAATTATCGACACACTGCGAGCTCGTATCATATGGTCATGAAAATATTTGCTGAATGTGAGGAGTTCAAGGCTATGTGGAGGTTACTTGATGAGATGACTGAGAAAGGGTACCCTGTGACTGCAAGGACTTTTATGATATTGATATGTACCTGTGGTGATGCAG GCTTGGCTAGGAAAGTTGTTGAGAGGTTTATCAAATCAAAAACATTCAATTTTAGGCCGTTTAAACACTCTTATAATGCGATTCTTCATGGACTACTTGTGATAAAACAGTACAAGTTGATTGAGTGGGTGTATCAGCAAATGCTGCTTGATGGTCACAGCTCAGACATTCTTACATATAATGTGGTGTTGTATGCAAGGTGCAAATTGGGGAAATTGGATCAGTTTCACAGATTGCTTGATGAAATGGCTAGAAATGGGTTTTCTCCTGATTATCATACTTATaacattcttctttttgttcttggcAAGGGAGACAAACCTCTTGCAGCTCTAAATCTTTTGAACCACATGAGGGAAGTGGGTTTTGATCCGAGCATTCTTCATTTCACGACGCTTATCGATGGACTTAGTCGGGCTGGAAATTTGGATGCTTGCAAATATTTCTTTGATGAACTGGGAAACAAGGGGTGCATTCCTGATGTTGCTTGCTACACTGTGATGATCACAACCTACACAGTGGCTGGGGAGCATGAGAAAGCTAAGGAGCTTTTTGATGAGATGGTCATGAAGGGTCAGCTCCCTAATGTATTGACGTACAACTCCATGATTCGGGGTTTTTGTATGGCGGGTAAGTTCGATGAGGCTTACTCGATGCTGGCTGAAATGGAAACCCGTGGTTGCAGACCAAATTTTGTTGTATATAGTACCCTTGTAAGCTATTTGCGAAATGCTGGAAAGCTTTCTGAGGCTCATAAAGTTATAACGCGCATGGTGGAGAAGGGGCAATACGCCCATTTAGTGACGAAATTCAGGGGATATAGGAGATGCTAG
- the LOC111809985 gene encoding pentatricopeptide repeat-containing protein At1g55630-like isoform X1 translates to MNSLSLVSSRIVCRLFSTSFIVRRTICNRSFGGDDRFEFVVEPNKKRLEGSEFGYFTDENSDSCEIGSRRGDDLSMRRGFLEGAKIGAEKVIEILKQDGPGFDTLLALDELQLQVSGVLVREVLKGILRSINVLNKTQCAKLGYKFFVWSSKVENYRHTASSYHMVMKIFAECEEFKAMWRLLDEMTEKGYPVTARTFMILICTCGDAGLARKVVERFIKSKTFNFRPFKHSYNAILHGLLVIKQYKLIEWVYQQMLLDGHSSDILTYNVVLYARCKLGKLDQFHRLLDEMARNGFSPDYHTYNILLFVLGKGDKPLAALNLLNHMREVGFDPSILHFTTLIDGLSRAGNLDACKYFFDELGNKGCIPDVACYTVMITTYTVAGEHEKAKELFDEMVMKGQLPNVLTYNSMIRGFCMAGKFDEAYSMLAEMETRGCRPNFVVYSTLVSYLRNAGKLSEAHKVITRMVEKGQYAHLVTKFRGYRRC, encoded by the exons ATGAACTCCTTATCGCTTGTGAGTTCGCGGATAGTCTGCAGATTGTTTTCGACTTCTTTTATTGTGCGTCGAACAATCTGTAATCGGAGCTTTGGTGGTGATGATCGATTTGAGTTTGTTGTGGAACCCAATAAGAAGAGGTTGGAGGGATCGGAGTTTGGTTACTTTACTGATGAAAATTCGGATTCCTGTGAGATTGGGAGTCGTAGAGGGGATGATCTGTCAATGAGAAGGGGTTTTCTAGAGGGTGCGAAAATTGGTGCTGAAAAAGTTATTGAGATTCTCAAACAGGACGGTCCTGGATTTGACACATTATTGGCTTTGGATGAACTGCAACTACAGGTCTCAGGGGTTCTTGTTAGGGAAGTTCTGAAGGGGATTTTGAGAAGTATAAATGTTCTAAACAAAACTCAATGTGCAAAATTGGGGTACAAGTTCTTCGTGTGGTCCAGTAAGGTCGAGAATTATCGACACACTGCGAGCTCGTATCATATGGTCATGAAAATATTTGCTGAATGTGAGGAGTTCAAGGCTATGTGGAGGTTACTTGATGAGATGACTGAGAAAGGGTACCCTGTGACTGCAAGGACTTTTATGATATTGATATGTACCTGTGGTGATGCAGGCTTGGCTAGGAAAGTTGTCGAGAG GTTTATCAAATCAAAAACATTCAATTTTAGGCCGTTTAAACACTCTTATAATGCGATTCTTCATGGACTACTTGTGATAAAACAGTACAAGTTGATTGAGTGGGTGTATCAGCAAATGCTGCTTGATGGTCACAGCTCAGACATTCTTACATATAATGTGGTGTTGTATGCAAGGTGCAAATTGGGGAAATTGGATCAGTTTCACAGATTGCTTGATGAAATGGCTAGAAATGGGTTTTCTCCTGATTATCATACTTATaacattcttctttttgttcttggcAAGGGAGACAAACCTCTTGCAGCTCTAAATCTTTTGAACCACATGAGGGAAGTGGGTTTTGATCCGAGCATTCTTCATTTCACGACGCTTATCGATGGACTTAGTCGGGCTGGAAATTTGGATGCTTGCAAATATTTCTTTGATGAACTGGGAAACAAGGGGTGCATTCCTGATGTTGCTTGCTACACTGTGATGATCACAACCTACACAGTGGCTGGGGAGCATGAGAAAGCTAAGGAGCTTTTTGATGAGATGGTCATGAAGGGTCAGCTCCCTAATGTATTGACGTACAACTCCATGATTCGGGGTTTTTGTATGGCGGGTAAGTTCGATGAGGCTTACTCGATGCTGGCTGAAATGGAAACCCGTGGTTGCAGACCAAATTTTGTTGTATATAGTACCCTTGTAAGCTATTTGCGAAATGCTGGAAAGCTTTCTGAGGCTCATAAAGTTATAACGCGCATGGTGGAGAAGGGGCAATACGCCCATTTAGTGACGAAATTCAGGGGATATAGGAGATGCTAG
- the LOC111809985 gene encoding pentatricopeptide repeat-containing protein At1g55630-like isoform X3, which produces MNSLSLVSSRIVCRLFSTSFIVRRTICNRSFGGDDRFEFVVEPNKKRLEGSEFGYFTDENSDSCEIGSRRGDDLSMRRGFLEGAKIGAEKVIEILKQDGPGFDTLLALDELQLQVSGVLVREVLKGILRSINVLNKTQCAKLGYKFFVWSSKVENYRHTASSYHMVMKIFAECEEFKAMWRLLDEMTEKGYPVTARTFMILICTCGDAGLARKVVERFIKSKTFNFRPFKHSYNAILHGLLVIKQYKLIEWVYQQMLLDGHSSDILTYNVVLYARCKLGKLDQFHRLLDEMARNGFSPDYHTYNILLFVLGKGDKPLAALNLLNHMREVGFDPSILHFTTLIDGLSRAGNLDACKYFFDELGNKGCIPDVACYTVMITTYTVAGEHEKAKELFDEMVMKGQLPNVLTYNSMIRGFCMAGKFDEAYSMLAEMETRGCRPNFVVYSTLVSYLRNAGKLSEAHKVITRMVEKGQYAHLVTKFRGYRRC; this is translated from the exons ATGAACTCCTTATCGCTTGTGAGTTCGCGGATAGTCTGCAGATTGTTTTCGACTTCTTTTATTGTGCGTCGAACAATCTGTAATCGGAGCTTTGGTGGTGATGATCGATTTGAGTTTGTTGTGGAACCCAATAAGAAGAGGTTGGAGGGATCGGAGTTTGGTTACTTTACTGATGAAAATTCGGATTCCTGTGAGATTGGGAGTCGTAGAGGGGATGATCTGTCAATGAGAAGGGGTTTTCTAGAGGGTGCGAAAATTGGTGCTGAAAAAGTTATTGAGATTCTCAAACAGGACGGTCCTGGATTTGACACATTATTGGCTTTGGATGAACTGCAACTACAGGTCTCAGGGGTTCTTGTTAGGGAAGTTCTGAAGGGGATTTTGAGAAGTATAAATGTTCTAAACAAAACTCAATGTGCAAAATTGGGGTACAAGTTCTTCGTGTGGTCCAGTAAGGTCGAGAATTATCGACACACTGCGAGCTCGTATCATATGGTCATGAAAATATTTGCTGAATGTGAGGAGTTCAAGGCTATGTGGAGGTTACTTGATGAGATGACTGAGAAAGGGTACCCTGTGACTGCAAGGACTTTTATGATATTGATATGTACCTGTGGTGATGCAGGCTTGGCTAGGAAAGTTGTCGAGAGGTTTATCAAATCAAAAACATTCAATTTTAGGCCGTTTAAACACTCTTATAATGCGATTCTTCATGGACTACTTGTGATAAAACAGTACAAGTTGATTGAGTGGGTGTATCAGCAAATGCTGCTTGATGGTCACAGCTCAGACATTCTTACATATAATGTGGTGTTGTATGCAAGGTGCAAATTGGGGAAATTGGATCAGTTTCACAGATTGCTTGATGAAATGGCTAGAAATGGGTTTTCTCCTGATTATCATACTTATaacattcttctttttgttcttggcAAGGGAGACAAACCTCTTGCAGCTCTAAATCTTTTGAACCACATGAGGGAAGTGGGTTTTGATCCGAGCATTCTTCATTTCACGACGCTTATCGATGGACTTAGTCGGGCTGGAA ATTTGGATGCTTGCAAATATTTCTTTGATGAACTGGGAAACAAGGGGTGCATTCCTGATGTTGCTTGCTACACTGTGATGATCACAACCTACACAGTGGCTGGGGAGCATGAGAAAGCTAAGGAGCTTTTTGATGAGATGGTCATGAAGGGTCAGCTCCCTAATGTATTGACGTACAACTCCATGATTCGGGGTTTTTGTATGGCGGGTAAGTTCGATGAGGCTTACTCGATGCTGGCTGAAATGGAAACCCGTGGTTGCAGACCAAATTTTGTTGTATATAGTACCCTTGTAAGCTATTTGCGAAATGCTGGAAAGCTTTCTGAGGCTCATAAAGTTATAACGCGCATGGTGGAGAAGGGGCAATACGCCCATTTAGTGACGAAATTCAGGGGATATAGGAGATGCTAG
- the LOC111809985 gene encoding pentatricopeptide repeat-containing protein At1g55630-like isoform X4, translating to MNSLSLVSSRIVCRLFSTSFIVRRTICNRSFGGDDRFEFVVEPNKKRLEGSEFGYFTDENSDSCEIGSRRGDDLSMRRGFLEGAKIGAEKVIEILKQDGPGFDTLLALDELQLQVSGVLVREVLKGILRSVNVLNKTQCAKSGYKFFVWSGKVENYRHTASSYHMVMKIFAECEEFKAMWRLLDEMTEKGYPVTARTFMILICTCGDAGLARKVVERFIKSKTFNFRPFKHSYNAILHGLLVIKQYKLIEWVYQQMLLDGHSSDILTYNVVLYARCKLGKLDQFHRLLDEMARNGFSPDYHTYNILLFVLGKGDKPLAALNLLNHMREVGFDPSILHFTTLIDGLSRAGNLDACKYFFDELGNKGCIPDVACYTVMITTYTVAGEHEKAKELFDEMVMKGQLPNVLTYNSMIRGFCMAGKFDEAYSMLAEMETRGCRPNFVVYSTLVSYLRNAGKLSEAHKVITRMVEKGQYAHLVTKFRGYRRC from the exons ATGAACTCCTTATCGCTTGTGAGTTCGCGGATAGTCTGCAGATTGTTTTCGACTTCTTTTATTGTGCGTCGAACAATCTGTAATCGGAGCTTTGGTGGTGATGATCGATTTGAGTTTGTTGTGGAACCCAATAAGAAGAGGTTGGAGGGATCGGAGTTTGGTTACTTTACTGATGAAAATTCGGATTCCTGTGAGATTGGGAGTCGTAGAGGGGATGATCTGTCAATGAGAAGGGGTTTTCTAGAGGGTGCGAAAATTGGTGCTGAAAAAGTTATTGAGATTCTCAAACAGGACGGTCCTGGATTTGACACATTATTGGCTTTGGATGAACTGCAACTACAGGTCTCAGGGGTTCTTGTTAGGGAAGTTCTGAAGGGGATTTTGAGAAGT GTAAATGTTCTAAACAAAACTCAATGTGCAAAATCGGGGTACAAGTTCTTCGTGTGGTCCGGTAAG GTCGAGAATTATCGACACACTGCGAGCTCGTATCATATGGTCATGAAAATATTTGCTGAATGTGAGGAGTTCAAGGCTATGTGGAGGTTACTTGATGAGATGACTGAGAAAGGGTACCCTGTGACTGCAAGGACTTTTATGATATTGATATGTACCTGTGGTGATGCAGGCTTGGCTAGGAAAGTTGTCGAGAGGTTTATCAAATCAAAAACATTCAATTTTAG GCCGTTTAAACACTCTTATAATGCGATTCTTCATGGACTACTTGTGATAAAACAGTACAAGTTGATTGAGTGGGTGTATCAGCAAATGCTGCTTGATGGTCACAGCTCAGACATTCTTACATATAATGTGGTGTTGTATGCAAGGTGCAAATTGGGGAAATTGGATCAGTTTCACAGATTGCTTGATGAAATGGCTAGAAATGGGTTTTCTCCTGATTATCATACTTATaacattcttctttttgttcttggcAAGGGAGACAAACCTCTTGCAGCTCTAAATCTTTTGAACCACATGAGGGAAGTGGGTTTTGATCCGAGCATTCTTCATTTCACGACGCTTATCGATGGACTTAGTCGGGCTGGAAATTTGGATGCTTGCAAATATTTCTTTGATGAACTGGGAAACAAGGGGTGCATTCCTGATGTTGCTTGCTACACTGTGATGATCACAACCTACACAGTGGCTGGGGAGCATGAGAAAGCTAAGGAGCTTTTTGATGAGATGGTCATGAAGGGTCAGCTCCCTAATGTATTGACGTACAACTCCATGATTCGGGGTTTTTGTATGGCGGGTAAGTTCGATGAGGCTTACTCGATGCTGGCTGAAATGGAAACCCGTGGTTGCAGACCAAATTTTGTTGTATATAGTACCCTTGTAAGCTATTTGCGAAATGCTGGAAAGCTTTCTGAGGCTCATAAAGTTATAACGCGCATGGTGGAGAAGGGGCAATACGCCCATTTAGTGACGAAATTCAGGGGATATAGGAGATGCTAG
- the LOC111810347 gene encoding O-glucosyltransferase rumi homolog: MVESGRPKAGFRLVIIDGRAYVEKFMDAYQSRDKFTLWGILQLLRLYPGKIPDLDLMFNCEDRPNIFIGDYIGPGPNSTAPPPLFRYCGDDDTLDIVFPDWSFWGWPEINIKPWVPLMEDLKQGNKRTKWSNREAYAYWKGNIKVSMVRYKLLECNLSREHDWKARVFMQDWDKEQEQRFKNSNLADQCIHRYKIYVEGVGWSVSLKYILACDSVTLMVKPYYYDFFTRSLVPMHHYWPIKDDGDMCNSIKFAVDWGNTHQQKARAIGKAASKFIEEQLRMEKVYDYMFHSLNEYSKLLAFKPTIPPNATELCLEELACPAQNLATKFMIDTLVKRPSFSSPCSLLPPFSPTDLDNIRIRKETPIKQVETWEKNMSYK; this comes from the exons ATGGTGGAGAGCGGGCGGCCAAAGGCGGGTTTCCGGCTGGTGATAATCGACGGTAGGGCTTACGTGGAGAAATTTATGGATGCGTATCAAAGTAGGGATAAGTTTACGCTGTGGGGGATCCTACAGTTGTTACGGTTGTACCCTGGTAAAATTCCCGATTTAGACCTCATGTTCAATTGCGAGGACCGGCCCAACATTTTCATTGGTGACTATATTGGGCCCGGGCCCAATTCGACGGCCCCACCTCCTTTGTTCCGATACTGCGGAGATGATGACACGTTGGACATAGTTTTTCCTGATTGGTCCTTCTGGGGATG gccTGAGATAAATATAAAGCCATGGGTACCCCTGATGGAAGATCTAAAACAAGGCAACAAAAGGACAAAATGGTCAAATAGAGAAGCTTATGCTTATTGGAAGGGGAATATTAAAGTTTCTATGGTTCGATACAAACTTCTGGAATGCAATCTCTCTCGTGAGCACGATTGGAAGGCTCGTGTGTTCATGCAG GATTGGGATAAAGAACAGGAACAACGATTCAAAAACTCCAATCTAGCTGACCAATGTATTCATAG GTATAAAATATACGTGGAGGGGGTTGGTTGGTCGGTAAGTCTTAAATACATTCTTGCTTGTGATTCAGTGACATTGATGGTAAAGCCGTATTACTATGATTTCTTCACTAGAAGTTTAGTGCCAATGCATCACTATTGGCCAATCAAAGATGACGGTGACATGTGCAACTCTATCAAGTTTGCCGTCGATTGGGGCAATACCCACCAACAAAAG GCACGGGCAATTGGGAAGGCAGCGAGCAAGTTTATCGAGGAGCAGCTAAGGATGGAGAAGGTGTATGACTACATGTTTCACAGTCTAAATGAATACTCCAAACTCTTAGCCTTCAAGCCAACCATCCCACCAAATGCTACTGAACTCTGCTTGGAGGAATTGGCTTGCCCTGCCCAAAACTTAGCCACCAAGTTTATGATCGATACTCTCGTAAAACGTCCTTCCTTTTCAAGCCCTTGCTCTTTGCTTCCGCCCTTTAGCCCAACCGATCTCGACAATATTCGAATCAGAAAAGAGACTCCAATCAAACAAGTCGAAACGTGGGAGAAAAATATGTCCTATAAATGA